Proteins found in one Desulfuribacillus stibiiarsenatis genomic segment:
- a CDS encoding ABC transporter ATP-binding protein, with amino-acid sequence MEIKNLTFSYQGKHVFQDFSMTIPSQKITCILGRSGIGKSTLLQLIAGIKTPKLGMITHRNHPTNDCKISYIFQEHRLLPWKTALENVEFVLFNSYEQVKRKELAKQMLMAVGLEQDLHAFPHELSGGMRQRVSIARAFAVNPDILLLDEPLQGLDITTRGEIQRLFLKLYQEYNPTVVYVTHDLEDALMVADCIVVFAYQPVYIGFDECINISIYERDKDPQIQDIRQRLYKHMGHIGK; translated from the coding sequence ATGGAAATAAAAAACCTTACTTTTTCATATCAAGGGAAACACGTATTTCAAGACTTCTCAATGACGATCCCGTCTCAAAAAATCACTTGTATATTAGGAAGGTCCGGGATTGGGAAGTCAACATTACTACAGCTCATCGCAGGAATCAAAACACCTAAGCTTGGAATGATAACTCACCGGAATCACCCGACGAATGATTGTAAAATTAGCTATATTTTTCAAGAACATAGACTTCTTCCATGGAAAACAGCGTTAGAAAATGTTGAATTCGTGCTATTCAATAGTTATGAGCAAGTCAAGAGAAAAGAGCTAGCCAAACAAATGCTAATGGCAGTCGGACTTGAGCAAGATTTACATGCATTCCCCCACGAGTTAAGTGGAGGCATGCGGCAGCGGGTATCGATTGCTAGGGCATTTGCTGTGAATCCAGACATTTTACTATTAGACGAACCGTTACAAGGGCTTGATATTACAACTCGGGGAGAAATCCAAAGACTATTCTTAAAGCTCTATCAAGAGTATAATCCTACGGTTGTCTATGTGACGCACGATTTAGAGGATGCATTGATGGTCGCGGATTGCATTGTGGTATTTGCATATCAGCCAGTATATATCGGTTTCGATGAATGTATTAATATATCAATTTATGAACGTGACAAAGATCCGCAAATACAAGATATTAGGCAGCGGTTATATAAACATATGGGACATATAGGGAAGTAA
- a CDS encoding sodium:calcium antiporter — protein sequence MVFVYFLIASIVTVYSAMKLSNYADVLSEKTSFGGLLIGTVLLAAATSLPEVTTTISAIVIDNPDIAIANVLGSNIFNVLVIAVFDILFRRKRLFLLASYTHRITATLGIVLTIIVMVAMLLDTTYQLIGIGLSSILLVIVYGLGMWVISKINIQVKSHILQEEIQAESKITEPKVADISVRQAVIGFAVFSLVILVSGSALAILGDKIAIITGLGSTFVGSFLIAATTSLPEVVSVYAALKLSNVNLALGAVLGSNIFNMLIIAFADLVYRHGSILGAIDPIQFVTAFGGAVMALLLLVTLFYRKAKNLWVYSIPPTIIVITYFIVTFIIFTQ from the coding sequence TTGGTATTTGTATACTTTTTAATAGCTTCTATAGTTACTGTGTATTCTGCGATGAAGTTATCGAATTATGCAGATGTACTGAGTGAGAAAACATCATTCGGAGGTTTACTCATTGGTACTGTATTGTTAGCCGCTGCAACTTCACTACCGGAAGTTACAACAACGATTTCAGCCATTGTCATTGACAATCCGGACATTGCCATTGCTAATGTTCTTGGAAGTAATATATTCAATGTACTGGTGATAGCGGTCTTCGATATCCTGTTTCGTCGGAAACGACTGTTTTTGTTAGCTTCTTATACCCACAGAATTACTGCAACTTTAGGTATCGTATTAACGATTATTGTCATGGTCGCCATGCTCCTAGATACGACATATCAATTGATTGGTATTGGATTAAGTAGCATCCTCTTAGTTATTGTGTACGGATTAGGGATGTGGGTCATATCGAAAATCAACATCCAAGTAAAGTCGCATATTTTACAGGAGGAAATACAAGCAGAATCGAAGATTACCGAACCTAAAGTTGCAGATATATCAGTAAGGCAAGCGGTGATAGGATTTGCGGTTTTCTCGCTAGTCATCTTAGTCTCAGGAAGCGCCCTAGCAATCCTAGGAGATAAGATTGCGATTATCACTGGCTTAGGGTCTACCTTTGTAGGTAGTTTCTTGATTGCGGCTACAACGTCCCTTCCTGAGGTAGTCAGTGTATACGCAGCACTAAAGCTATCCAATGTGAATCTAGCCTTGGGTGCTGTTCTAGGTAGTAATATATTTAACATGTTGATTATTGCTTTTGCAGACTTAGTATATCGGCATGGTAGTATTCTTGGAGCCATTGATCCAATTCAGTTTGTTACAGCATTTGGTGGTGCAGTGATGGCGTTACTGTTACTTGTTACGCTGTTTTATCGGAAAGCCAAAAATCTATGGGTATACTCCATTCCACCTACAATTATAGTAATCACTTATTTTATCGTGACCTTTATCATCTTTACGCAGTGA
- a CDS encoding cation-translocating P-type ATPase, which translates to MNHQWHALEIKDVVDFLQTNEQEGLTTVDANNRIKVYGQNVLPSKKLPTMLEIFARQFLSPLIYILIAAGLFSTMIGETIDALFIFIVILANALLGSFQEYGAEKSAAALQNLLKIYARTKRDGKIIDLPAEELLPGDIIYLESGNKVPADVRFVQVNQLTIDESLLTGESIARMKDVQSLSTDNPISDRLNMGYAGSTVVSGRGIGIVVATGHSTELGKIADATVSTESNKPPLSIRMEKFSKDISYIVLGVCVLLAVLASYQGIAYVDIFFLAVALAVSAIPEGLPVAITVALSVATKRMSKRSVIVRKLTAVESLGSCTFVASDKTGTLTVNQQTVKLIVLPSGDKFKITGEGYNGTGEILNNSSHLNRIVESAIMTNEATLDDEQQEWVHSGDAVDVALLALGYKHGIQPKAFRNSKKIIHDIPFESELRYSATFYQDGEVVKLAIKGALESILPLCSHTMSSGEVASIDTQAIEQQANDLANQGYRVIAIADATLSQHVPRVTPAISDVRNLNLLGLIALIDPLRPEVKAAVDTCHQAGVQVAMITGDHPLTALAIAKELGIANNGKDVITGSQLAVFEDFTHPGFLEVVKRVRVFARVTPLQKLQIVQALTQLGNFVAVTGDGANDAPALKNANIGVAMGSGTDVTKEIASIIVTDDNFTSIVAGIEEGRTAYINIRKVIYLLVATGFAEVLLFLFALLFGLPIPLLAVQILWLNLVTNGFQHVTLALEGAERDIMKRPPRKPSEGIFNPVMIKQICISGATMAIGAFGLWASLLSLGMDEHMARNLILMLMVLFENIHVFNCRSETLSAFRVPISRNYYVIGGVVAAFGIHIFATHNSVLQNILQVEPIPLGTFFPLLLLASFLLVVMELFKFRLEKQ; encoded by the coding sequence ATGAATCATCAATGGCATGCATTAGAGATAAAAGATGTAGTAGATTTTCTTCAAACAAACGAACAAGAAGGCTTGACCACTGTTGATGCCAATAATCGCATAAAGGTATACGGTCAGAATGTGCTACCTTCGAAAAAGCTCCCTACCATGCTTGAAATATTTGCACGCCAGTTTCTAAGTCCATTAATTTATATCCTGATTGCGGCTGGTTTGTTCTCAACTATGATTGGTGAAACGATTGATGCGTTGTTTATTTTTATAGTAATCCTCGCCAATGCATTACTTGGCTCGTTTCAAGAATATGGAGCGGAGAAAAGTGCTGCAGCGCTACAAAATCTACTAAAGATTTATGCTAGAACAAAACGTGATGGCAAAATCATCGACCTTCCTGCAGAAGAATTATTACCTGGAGATATTATCTATTTAGAATCCGGGAATAAAGTCCCTGCGGATGTACGCTTTGTGCAAGTCAATCAATTAACGATTGACGAATCTCTACTAACAGGGGAATCGATAGCTAGAATGAAGGATGTACAGTCCTTATCCACAGACAATCCTATAAGTGATCGTTTAAATATGGGGTATGCAGGTTCAACTGTTGTTTCTGGTCGTGGCATAGGAATTGTGGTAGCAACAGGGCATAGCACAGAGTTAGGGAAAATAGCTGATGCTACTGTTTCAACAGAGTCAAATAAGCCGCCACTTTCTATTCGAATGGAGAAGTTCTCAAAGGATATCAGTTATATCGTGCTAGGAGTTTGTGTTCTACTGGCTGTGCTAGCCTCCTATCAAGGTATTGCTTATGTAGACATATTCTTTTTGGCTGTTGCTTTGGCTGTTTCTGCGATTCCCGAAGGCTTACCAGTGGCCATTACTGTTGCATTGTCAGTCGCGACAAAAAGGATGTCGAAGCGAAGTGTCATTGTTCGCAAGCTGACAGCTGTGGAGAGTTTAGGTAGCTGTACTTTTGTTGCGAGTGACAAAACAGGAACACTTACCGTGAACCAACAAACTGTAAAATTAATTGTACTGCCAAGCGGGGACAAGTTCAAAATCACAGGGGAAGGTTATAATGGCACGGGGGAGATTCTAAATAATTCATCCCATCTCAATCGAATTGTCGAGTCGGCTATCATGACGAACGAAGCAACCTTAGATGACGAACAACAAGAATGGGTCCATAGTGGCGACGCGGTAGATGTGGCATTATTAGCGCTAGGGTATAAGCATGGCATACAGCCCAAGGCGTTTAGAAATTCCAAGAAAATTATTCACGACATCCCTTTTGAGTCCGAATTGCGTTATTCAGCAACCTTTTATCAAGATGGGGAGGTAGTGAAATTAGCAATCAAAGGCGCTCTAGAGTCGATTCTACCCCTATGCAGCCATACCATGAGCTCTGGTGAAGTGGCGTCAATCGATACACAAGCGATTGAGCAACAAGCAAATGATTTAGCGAATCAAGGCTACCGAGTGATCGCAATTGCTGACGCTACACTTTCTCAACACGTTCCAAGAGTAACACCTGCGATTTCCGATGTAAGGAACTTAAACCTTCTCGGTCTGATTGCTCTTATCGACCCACTGCGACCAGAAGTAAAAGCAGCTGTAGATACTTGCCACCAAGCAGGCGTCCAAGTCGCTATGATTACTGGCGATCACCCATTGACCGCCCTTGCAATTGCTAAAGAGTTAGGGATTGCAAACAATGGGAAAGATGTAATCACAGGATCTCAATTAGCTGTTTTCGAAGATTTTACTCATCCGGGATTCCTTGAAGTTGTCAAGCGTGTTCGCGTATTTGCAAGGGTAACTCCCTTACAGAAACTGCAAATTGTACAGGCCCTGACGCAATTAGGAAATTTCGTTGCCGTTACTGGTGACGGCGCCAACGATGCTCCCGCCCTCAAGAATGCCAATATTGGTGTTGCAATGGGTTCTGGAACAGACGTTACAAAAGAAATCGCATCAATCATTGTTACAGATGATAATTTCACATCCATTGTAGCTGGAATTGAAGAAGGAAGGACAGCTTATATTAATATCCGCAAAGTTATATACCTTCTTGTGGCAACAGGCTTTGCAGAGGTATTATTATTCCTATTTGCTCTTTTATTTGGTCTACCAATTCCGCTCCTTGCCGTACAGATATTATGGTTGAACTTAGTAACCAATGGCTTTCAGCATGTAACACTAGCCTTAGAGGGCGCAGAGCGAGATATTATGAAAAGGCCTCCGAGAAAACCTTCCGAAGGCATATTCAATCCAGTCATGATCAAACAAATTTGTATTTCTGGAGCCACTATGGCCATTGGGGCGTTTGGATTATGGGCTTCACTCTTATCATTAGGTATGGATGAGCATATGGCAAGAAATCTAATCTTGATGCTAATGGTGCTGTTTGAGAATATACACGTATTCAATTGCCGCTCCGAGACGCTTTCCGCTTTCCGCGTTCCCATCTCTCGAAATTACTATGTCATCGGCGGCGTTGTCGCCGCTTTTGGAATCCATATTTTTGCGACTCATAACAGCGTGCTGCAAAACATTCTGCAAGTAGAACCAATACCGCTCGGTACATTCTTTCCACTTTTACTATTAGCATCTTTCCTGCTAGTAGTAATGGAATTGTTTAAGTTTCGTCTTGAGAAACAATGA
- a CDS encoding acyl-CoA dehydratase activase, with protein sequence MPSSLGIDIGSSSVKVAIVDKHNKTQYTKYVLHFGKPLDILKAILNEMPDSLQKEVQSVGFTGNGSKQFKDLDIPYFSELSSQSVWAKHVYPDVKTIIEMGGQETKRIRFTDRGMQVDMSSDCSAGTGSFLEHQAERLGLPLDCYRDALAKHTDIPRIAGRCSVFAKTDIIHLQQEGTSIDNILMGLSYAVARTFKGAVIKKQRLELPILFLGGVASNPAMVHAIEKLLDVEGQLVVPEEHNVSGAIGAAMQALQQANELKWDDIVLIINSYSDNKMVSTASLAKLEMDSDRRFNPLTAKSSKGIYDGPKNTTIDTSEITGVYIGVDVGSTSTNVVMLSQNGDVLDYRYLATAGKPLQVVQQGLQEIGVNVKGIKVLGVGVTGSGRYLTGEYVGADLVKDEITAQARAAAEYNANVDTVLEIGGQDSKFIRLNQGTIVDFEMNKVCAAGTGSFLEEQCKKLNIQVEDMGEMALAAEEPSNLGERCTVFMETSLTSYLLQGAKLNDLVAGLCYGVAANYLNRVVAGRPLGDNIVFQGGVANNLGVLAAFEKLTGKKITQAPHASITGCIGAALLAKDANIIESQFKGFDKFAGSIDVESIKLNVKAVGNLSNADVSTGKNPSSEPELFALRNQRYLAHYTGEKIPGKKTIGIPRVLFVHKMFPMFRTLFTHLGYNVVLSDATDESIVKASQEYSFEEACFPVKLINGHVANLLGQGVDYVFLPNVVTMKHPVSKTRQDYPCTFMQQAALTVKLAMDLEGKGVELLNPTLSFKFGKLYMMKTFVKLGLKLGSLPHNTIKGVKKAFGAFEAFDKGLETMGKEYLSKVSTNELVFVLMTRPYGVIDPVLNMKIPQKLHQMGHKVIPMDVLPVHGYDMNVDYPNMYWPFGQHILAAAKIIKDTPNLYAIYLTNHGCGPDTMISHFMQQEMGDKPYLHLEVDEHYSSVGVQTRLEAFINSLEKQISSRVDVTDTAPNQVAATTEAHVEAVNTATQSILTKQGLHQVLVLPNWGSYSKVAAKYLINRGHKVEILPQTTTVSMAIGRKFSISKEYFTMVSLLGDVFSYLAKPTQENTQVSLLIPTSEGAEIHGLYGQLVQRELLNANYTDVKVVSPFIEDLFQDGAWLSYGEDLFKRMLAVDWLNYVLSQCGGIYGANKQTLTEYDHAIDTIEEWFEDGSQCKAIAAKLLQGHNPNLIPIGMIGEAWAIYNPALRKEFELEINRLGGTLINPPLSELVLTNIMQKRDEHAAQKEGKKYLQYMMLYMKTHGLYQDFAKKVEDSGTIFADPKEIMLEGTKYLKHFFAGLAQHRLGKPKIMRQQGIKGVIHFTSMYENVGIIVNLLSGKAREEANVPWLNFGYDGRLTQKDELNLEAFVESLKEEK encoded by the coding sequence ATGCCATCCAGTCTTGGGATTGATATAGGATCATCTTCAGTTAAGGTAGCAATCGTTGATAAACATAACAAAACGCAATATACAAAGTATGTCTTACATTTTGGAAAGCCGCTAGATATATTGAAAGCAATACTAAATGAAATGCCTGATTCACTTCAAAAGGAAGTCCAATCCGTAGGTTTCACAGGAAATGGCAGTAAACAGTTTAAAGACTTAGACATTCCATATTTTAGCGAGCTATCTTCTCAATCGGTTTGGGCGAAGCATGTTTACCCTGACGTAAAAACGATTATAGAAATGGGTGGGCAAGAGACCAAACGCATTCGCTTTACTGATCGTGGTATGCAAGTCGATATGAGTAGTGATTGTTCTGCGGGGACAGGGTCTTTTTTAGAACATCAAGCAGAACGTTTAGGGTTACCGCTTGATTGCTATCGAGATGCATTAGCAAAACATACAGATATACCAAGAATAGCCGGGCGATGTAGCGTGTTTGCCAAGACAGATATTATTCATTTACAACAAGAAGGCACATCGATTGATAATATCCTCATGGGATTAAGTTATGCCGTTGCCCGCACTTTTAAAGGTGCAGTCATTAAGAAGCAAAGACTTGAATTACCTATCCTTTTTCTTGGCGGTGTAGCATCAAATCCTGCGATGGTTCACGCAATTGAGAAACTACTGGACGTGGAAGGGCAGCTAGTGGTACCAGAAGAACATAATGTTTCAGGTGCTATCGGTGCCGCGATGCAGGCATTACAACAAGCTAATGAATTAAAATGGGACGATATAGTATTAATCATCAACAGCTATAGTGATAATAAAATGGTAAGCACTGCAAGCTTAGCGAAACTAGAAATGGATAGCGATAGACGATTCAATCCGTTAACTGCAAAAAGCAGCAAAGGAATCTATGACGGCCCAAAAAACACTACTATCGATACATCAGAAATAACTGGCGTATATATAGGGGTTGACGTAGGTTCAACGAGTACCAATGTAGTAATGTTAAGCCAAAACGGTGATGTGCTTGATTACCGCTATCTTGCAACGGCTGGAAAACCATTACAAGTAGTTCAACAAGGGTTACAAGAAATTGGAGTGAATGTAAAAGGTATTAAAGTACTAGGGGTAGGTGTGACAGGGTCAGGCAGATATCTAACTGGTGAATATGTTGGAGCAGATCTCGTAAAGGATGAGATTACAGCTCAAGCACGTGCAGCAGCTGAATATAATGCAAACGTGGATACAGTTCTAGAAATTGGCGGTCAGGATTCCAAGTTTATTAGGCTCAACCAGGGTACAATTGTTGATTTTGAGATGAACAAAGTCTGTGCGGCAGGTACGGGATCGTTTCTTGAAGAACAATGCAAGAAATTGAACATACAAGTAGAGGACATGGGAGAAATGGCATTGGCGGCCGAGGAACCGAGTAATCTTGGGGAACGCTGCACTGTTTTTATGGAAACCAGCCTCACATCTTACTTACTGCAAGGGGCAAAGTTGAATGACTTAGTGGCTGGATTATGTTACGGGGTAGCTGCGAACTATCTTAACCGTGTTGTAGCTGGCAGACCATTAGGTGATAATATTGTATTTCAGGGCGGAGTCGCCAATAACTTAGGTGTATTAGCGGCCTTCGAGAAATTAACAGGGAAAAAAATTACACAGGCTCCCCATGCGAGTATTACAGGCTGTATTGGAGCGGCACTATTAGCAAAAGATGCGAACATCATCGAAAGCCAATTTAAGGGTTTTGATAAATTTGCAGGTTCTATCGATGTAGAATCTATAAAATTAAACGTAAAGGCAGTCGGGAATCTATCAAACGCTGACGTAAGTACGGGTAAAAATCCTAGTAGTGAGCCGGAATTATTTGCACTCCGTAACCAGCGATACCTTGCACATTACACTGGCGAAAAAATCCCTGGAAAGAAAACAATCGGGATTCCAAGGGTGCTATTTGTCCATAAGATGTTCCCAATGTTCCGCACTTTATTTACGCATCTAGGTTATAACGTGGTTCTTTCTGATGCTACGGATGAGTCTATTGTCAAGGCAAGTCAGGAGTATAGCTTTGAGGAAGCATGTTTCCCAGTGAAATTAATTAACGGGCATGTGGCCAATCTATTAGGTCAAGGTGTAGATTATGTATTCTTGCCGAACGTCGTAACAATGAAACACCCTGTATCTAAGACTCGACAGGATTATCCGTGTACGTTCATGCAACAGGCAGCACTAACTGTGAAACTGGCAATGGATTTAGAAGGTAAGGGAGTTGAGTTGCTAAACCCCACTCTCTCATTTAAATTCGGTAAATTGTATATGATGAAAACATTCGTTAAGTTAGGACTGAAACTTGGCAGTCTACCACATAACACGATTAAGGGCGTTAAGAAAGCCTTTGGAGCATTTGAAGCTTTTGATAAAGGCTTAGAAACTATGGGCAAGGAATATCTAAGCAAGGTATCTACGAATGAGTTGGTCTTCGTGTTGATGACTCGTCCTTATGGGGTTATTGATCCAGTGCTGAACATGAAGATACCACAAAAACTTCATCAAATGGGCCATAAGGTTATACCGATGGATGTACTACCAGTGCACGGATATGATATGAACGTAGATTATCCGAACATGTATTGGCCATTTGGTCAACATATTTTGGCAGCAGCCAAAATCATTAAGGATACACCGAATCTCTATGCAATCTATCTCACAAACCATGGTTGTGGTCCAGATACGATGATATCGCATTTTATGCAACAAGAAATGGGTGACAAGCCTTATCTTCATCTTGAGGTTGATGAACACTATTCCAGTGTCGGGGTACAAACTCGCTTGGAAGCATTTATAAATAGTCTAGAAAAGCAAATATCGTCAAGGGTTGATGTAACCGATACTGCGCCTAACCAAGTTGCAGCCACTACAGAAGCGCATGTGGAAGCTGTTAATACAGCTACGCAATCAATACTGACCAAACAAGGCCTGCATCAAGTACTTGTATTACCAAACTGGGGTAGCTATTCTAAAGTGGCAGCGAAATACTTAATCAATCGCGGTCATAAGGTGGAGATACTTCCACAAACCACTACTGTTTCGATGGCGATAGGTAGGAAGTTCAGCATATCGAAGGAATATTTCACCATGGTCAGTCTCTTAGGAGATGTGTTTTCTTATTTGGCTAAGCCTACCCAGGAAAACACGCAAGTATCGCTGCTAATACCAACTTCCGAGGGTGCTGAAATTCATGGTTTATATGGGCAGCTAGTACAGAGAGAATTATTGAATGCTAATTATACCGACGTCAAAGTAGTGAGTCCATTCATTGAAGACCTGTTCCAGGATGGAGCGTGGTTGTCTTATGGAGAAGATTTGTTTAAAAGAATGCTAGCAGTTGACTGGTTAAATTATGTATTAAGTCAGTGTGGTGGTATATATGGGGCTAACAAACAAACGCTTACAGAATATGATCATGCGATTGATACGATTGAAGAATGGTTTGAAGATGGTTCGCAATGTAAAGCAATAGCTGCGAAACTTTTACAAGGTCATAACCCTAATCTCATTCCGATAGGGATGATTGGTGAAGCATGGGCAATTTACAATCCTGCTCTGCGCAAAGAGTTTGAGTTGGAAATCAACCGCTTAGGGGGCACATTGATTAATCCTCCCCTTTCAGAGTTAGTGCTTACGAACATCATGCAGAAACGTGATGAACACGCGGCACAAAAAGAAGGGAAGAAATATCTTCAATATATGATGCTTTATATGAAAACACACGGGCTCTATCAAGATTTTGCGAAAAAAGTAGAAGACTCCGGCACTATCTTTGCTGATCCTAAAGAAATTATGTTGGAAGGTACGAAATATTTAAAACATTTCTTTGCAGGTTTGGCGCAGCACCGTTTAGGAAAACCAAAAATCATGAGACAACAAGGCATAAAAGGCGTGATACACTTTACGAGTATGTATGAAAATGTCGGTATTATTGTCAATCTATTGAGTGGTAAAGCGAGGGAAGAAGCGAACGTACCATGGCTTAACTTCGGATATGATGGTAGATTAACACAGAAGGACGAACTCAACTTAGAGGCTTTCGTAGAGTCCTTAAAAGAAGAAAAATAG
- a CDS encoding ABC transporter permease, producing the protein MKGFIINLKKIILGSLAIATVILIWWGISKNVSPIVLPSPIETIEALQKLAESGKLWKEIAITAERVCIGFTISLVLGTFLGCMIGSFPMLFHFFKPIIVIIQTTPPISWIILAIIWFDFGGAAPIFVVVIATFPIFVINAIQGTRQIPSSLVEMAKIFHASFLQIAKDIYFPALWPFVSSAISICIGISWKTIVMAELLSSSSGAGAALSWARLQLETAQVLAWTLVIVILGVTIEQVFQRISDMTRAGRIQEWK; encoded by the coding sequence ATGAAGGGTTTTATTATAAACCTTAAAAAAATAATATTAGGCTCGTTAGCGATAGCAACGGTGATTCTGATTTGGTGGGGGATATCGAAAAACGTATCCCCTATCGTTTTACCGTCTCCTATAGAGACTATCGAAGCATTACAGAAGCTAGCGGAAAGTGGCAAGCTTTGGAAAGAAATAGCAATTACGGCAGAGCGTGTATGTATTGGATTCACAATATCACTAGTTCTTGGCACCTTTCTAGGATGCATGATTGGATCGTTTCCTATGTTGTTTCATTTTTTCAAGCCAATCATTGTCATAATTCAGACAACCCCACCTATATCTTGGATTATTCTAGCTATCATATGGTTTGATTTTGGGGGCGCAGCGCCAATCTTTGTAGTTGTCATAGCAACGTTTCCGATTTTTGTTATAAACGCGATACAAGGAACTCGCCAGATTCCTTCTTCTTTAGTTGAAATGGCAAAGATATTTCATGCAAGTTTTCTGCAAATTGCAAAAGACATATATTTTCCTGCCCTATGGCCATTTGTATCCTCAGCTATCTCGATTTGTATAGGAATAAGCTGGAAGACAATTGTTATGGCTGAATTGTTAAGTAGTAGTTCAGGAGCTGGTGCTGCTCTAAGCTGGGCGCGCTTGCAATTGGAAACAGCACAGGTGTTAGCTTGGACGTTAGTCATTGTAATACTTGGAGTTACGATTGAACAAGTTTTCCAAAGAATAAGTGATATGACAAGAGCCGGGAGGATTCAAGAATGGAAATAA